From a single Raphanus sativus cultivar WK10039 chromosome 3, ASM80110v3, whole genome shotgun sequence genomic region:
- the LOC130509200 gene encoding low-temperature-induced 65 kDa protein-like, whose amino-acid sequence MDMQSQMTRPYGHDQAEDPIRIHHPEEEENHEKGATKVLKKVKEKAKKIKNSLTKHGHEHDHDADEEEDYEYDEPDPEVHGAPVYESFAVRGGVTGHPESLSHPGETNLPAPEEIIPPGTKVFPVVTTDYTKPVEPEPLQDISYGHEAPFHPVTDVPSHPPRVFDVSEREERREDHQMPLHAPPPASLLSSTEDVTRTFAPGDDEDLGGQRRVNIGRPRGLEEDPAAPGGGSSYLSGVSNYQTKVADPTHGGGGEAGVPAIVESLGKMKVRDESPVHKSGRDFEREIPTRSHEFGREDDSGTDKNSQTVLTSGSIAGLGEEFPARSHESGVKDTAKGSEETGPGLEKHLPAISDDVKVENVLPTGTHDQFSPELSRPKERGEFKETHESKPTSYTEKIGSATSYVTDKAVAAKNAVASKLGYSGDSGGQEQSRVGDETAPRSAATGYGQKVAGTVAEKLTPVYEKVKETGSNVITKLPLSGGGSGAEDKQHVGEKGVSTRDYLAEKLRPGEEDKALSEVIAEKLHLRGGDNKRTTVKEMEVTVEKIPTDQLLEEVKPKSSDSVDDKSAQSLGPTVGTTGFSDSGGALPGQRGF is encoded by the exons ATGGATATGCAGTCTCAGATGACACGTCCTTATGGTCATGATCAAGCAGAGGATCCAATCAGAATTCACCATCCAG aggaagaagagaatcatGAGAAGGGAGCAACTAAAGTGTTgaagaaagtgaaagaaaaggCTAAGAAGATCAAGAACAGTCTCACTAAACATGGTCACGAGCACGACCATGATGCggacgaagaagaagactacGAATACGACGAGCCAGATCCAGAAGTGCACGGCGCACCAG TGTATGAGTCATTCGCAGTAAGAGGCGGCGTAACGGGACACCCTGAGTCTCTTTCTCATCCCGGAGAAACTAATCTTCCGGCACCGGAAGAGATTATTCCACCAGGGACAAAGGTGTTCCCCGTCGTCACAACCGATTACACCAAACCCGTGGAACCTGAGCCGTTACAAGATATCTCTTACGGACACGAGGCACCGTTTCATCCCGTAACGGATGTACCATCTCATCCTCCCAGAGTGTTCGACGTGtcggagagagaagagaggagagaggatCATCAGATGCCGTTGCACGCTCCTCCTCCCGCCTCTCTGCTTTCATCAACAGAGGATGTGACGAGGACGTTTGCTCCAGGTGACGACGAAGATCTCGGCGGTCAACGGAGAGTCAACATCGGCAGGCCTAGAGGGTTGGAGGAAGATCCGGCTGCTCCAGGGGGAGGGTCGAGTTATCTTAGTGGCGTGTCTAATTATCAGACCAAGGTTGCTGATCCAACTCATGGAg GAGGTGGAGAAGCTGGAGTACCGGCGATCGTTGAGTCTCTGGGTAAGATGAAAGTGAGAGATGAGTCGCCTGTTCATAAATCAGGAAGAGACTTTGAAAGAGAGATTCCGACAAGAAGCCATGAGTTTGGTCGGGAGGACGATTCTGGAACGGACAAGAACTCGCAGACGGTTTTGACAAGCGGATCAATAGCTGGGCTTGGGGAAGAGTTTCCGGCGAGAAGTCATGAGTCTGGTGTGAAGGATACGGCGAAGGGAAGCGAGGAGACGGGACCTGGACTGGAGAAACATCTGCCGGCGATAAGTGATGATGTGAAAGTAGAGAATGTCTTACCGACGGGGACTCATGATCAGTTCTCACCGGAGCTCTCTCGTCCGAAAGAGAGAGGTGAGTTCAAGGAAACACACGAGTCGAAACCCACTTCCTACACAGAGAAGATAGGTTCTGCGACGTCGTATGTAACCGACAAAGCTGTAGCGGCCAAGAATGCTGTCGCCTCGAAGCTTGGCTACTCCGGAGATAGCGGTGGGCAAGAGCAGAGCCGCGTTGGAGATGAAACAGCTCCGAGATCTGCCGCCACGGGATACGGGCAGAAAGTGGCGGGAACCGTTGCGGAGAAGTTGACTCCGGTTTATGAAAAGGTCAAAGAAACAGGATCCAACGTAATTACTAAACTGCCCCTTTCGGGAGGTGGAAGTGGAGCTGAGGATAAGCAACACGTGGGAGAAAAAGGTGTGTCGACTAGAGACTATTTGGCGGAGAAGCTGAGACCTGGAGAAGAAGATAAAGCCTTGTCGGAGGTGATTGCTGAGAAACTTCATCTCAGAGGAGGAGATAATAAGAGGACAACGGTAAAGGAAATGGAAGTGACGGTGGAGAAGATCCCTACCGACCAGTTATTGGAGGAAGTGAAGCCGAAATCTTCTGATTCCGTGGACGACAAGTCTGCACAGTCTCTTGGCCCCACCGTTG GGACTACGGGGTTTTCGGATTCTGGTGGAGCTCTGCCGGGGCAGAGGGGATTTTAA
- the LOC130509718 gene encoding actin-depolymerizing factor 12-like codes for MAVVDECKLKFLELKAKRNYRFIIFRIDGQQVVVEKLGSPEENYDDFSNSLPANECRYAVYDFDFTTVENCQKSKIFFIAWSPDSSSVRMKMVYASSKDRFKRELDGIQVELQATDPSEMSFDIIKSRAL; via the exons ATGGCGGTGGTAGACGAATGTAAGCTCAAGTTTTTGGAGCTAAAAGCGAAAAGAAACTATAGGTTCATAATATTCAGGATAGATGGACAACAAGTGGTGGTCGAAAAACTTGGAAGTCCCGAGGAAAACTACGACGATTTCTCCAATTCTCTTCCGGCCAACGAGTGCCGCTATGCCGTCTATGACTTCGACTTCACCACTGTTGAGAATTGCCAGAAGAGCAAAATCTTCTTCATAGCATG GTCACCGGATTCTTCGAGTGTGAGGATGAAGATGGTGTATGCCAGCTCAAAGGACAGGTTCAAGAGAGAATTGGATGGTATTCAGGTGGAATTACAAGCCACGGACCCGAGTGAGATGAGTTTTGACATCATCAAAAGTCGTGCTCTCTAG
- the LOC108844517 gene encoding uncharacterized protein LOC108844517 encodes MCKKRLDLFIIGPNKAQPVRNNTTLFPLVIRRASLRPAGYCLSSSSPTLSPPRTETNRLSLSLVSYSTMVSQRQRLARKRYKEAHPEQFPKPEPTPPKDPNKKKKKKSLFKKKKPTSSTDRRGSSSTRHPLRVPGMKPGEGCYICKSKTHIAKLCPEKSEWERNKICLQCRRRGHSLKNCPDKSDESSFEKKLCYNCGDTGHSLSHCPNPLVDGGTKFASCFICKGQGHISKNCPQNKHGVYPMGGCCKVCGSVAHLVKDCPDKLERDSAPAKRPRFDATPRGKLTKFSGDDLEDDFYEEPKSSKNVKTSDDLDQKSIPEKKQQGPKVVNFFG; translated from the exons ATGTGTAAGAAACGTTTAGACCTATTTATAATTGGGCCGAATAAAGCCCAGCCCGTTCGAAACAACACAACGTTGTTTCCCCTAGTAATAAGAAGAGCTTCTCTTCGACCAGCCGGCTACTGTCTTTCTTCCTCATCACCGACTCTATCGCCGCCGCGTACTGAAACaaatcgtctctctctctctcttgtttcgTACTCGACAATGGTGAGCCAAAGACAAAGACTTGCGCGTAAGAGGTACAAGGAAGCTCACCCAGAGCAGTTTCCAAAACCAGAACCAACACCTCCAAAGGAtccaaacaagaagaagaagaagaagagcttgttcaagaaaaagaaaccTACCTCTTCCACGGACAGAAGAGGCTCCTCGTCCACGAGGCATCCTCTCCGTGTCCCTGGTATGAAACCTGGGGAAGGCTGTTATATCTGCAAGTCCAAAACTCATATCGCTAAGCTCTGTCCCGAGAAGTCTGAGTGGGAGAGAAACAAG ATATGCTTGCAATGTAGAAGGCGAGGGCATAGTCTTAAAAACTGTCCGGACAAGAGCGATGAGAGCAGCTTCGAGAAGAAGCTGTGTTACAACTGTGGTGATACTGGCCATTCACTTTCTCATTGTCCTAATCCTTTGGTAGATG GAGGGACGAAGTTTGCAAGTTGTTTCATATGCAAGGGACAAGGTCACATAAGTAAGAACTGCCCTCAAAACAAGCATGGAGTCTATCCGATG gGTGGGTGTTGTAAAGTGTGTGGTAGCGTGGCGCATCTCGTCAAAGACTGCCCTGATAAACTCGAGAGAGACTCTGCTCCAGCTAAGAGACCAA GGTTCGATGCTACACCAAGAGGCAAACTCACTAAGTTCAGTGGGGACGATCTTGAGGATGATTTCTATGAAGAGCCGAAAAGTAGCAAGAATGTGAAGACCTCTGATGATTTAGACCAAAAGAGCATCCCGGAAAAGAAGCAACAAGGTCCAAAGGTTGTCAATTTCTTTGGATGA